A portion of the Sandaracinobacteroides saxicola genome contains these proteins:
- a CDS encoding HlyD family secretion protein, producing MHSPVLLAQPLMDRVLSGFLGTVFIAGVTFCALAQYTRVQTARGEVTAASGFSAVVTDEGGVISELLVRPGQSVEKGEPLARLSRTQVVSEQGDTTLFSITQATQALANVDLRLRETEQAIAAARGHIAQMQRSAGISTSAATARRALSEQRRQVAAKRLEQLEALAKEGIVTTMAVDQARVQSMQLLQEASDGDLTINEIGRARDERVAALESRIRDLVNVRLTLATERLHTEKQLIDLRARQAVAIVAPAAGVVAAISVRPGQRIEAGHRAFAVARPSARLTVVLEVPSKAIGLIEAGQRVSLKYDAFPYMTFGLRYGRVVSVENASLESGQALSTDGRETDRKFLVEVLPEDSSVVAYGRERSLRVGMMLTADIQVERRSLLEWWLTPLSTLRERIG from the coding sequence ATGCATTCTCCGGTCCTGCTGGCGCAGCCGCTGATGGACCGCGTGCTGTCCGGCTTCCTGGGCACGGTGTTCATCGCCGGCGTCACCTTCTGCGCGCTGGCGCAATATACCCGCGTGCAGACGGCGCGAGGCGAGGTCACCGCGGCCTCCGGCTTTTCCGCCGTCGTGACCGACGAGGGCGGTGTCATCTCCGAGCTTCTTGTCCGACCGGGGCAGAGCGTCGAGAAAGGGGAGCCGCTGGCGCGGCTGTCAAGGACCCAGGTCGTCAGCGAGCAGGGCGATACCACGCTGTTTTCGATCACGCAGGCGACGCAGGCACTGGCCAACGTCGACCTGCGCCTGCGCGAGACCGAACAGGCGATCGCGGCGGCGCGTGGGCACATCGCGCAGATGCAGCGCAGCGCTGGCATATCGACCTCCGCTGCCACGGCGCGGCGTGCGCTCAGCGAGCAGCGCAGGCAGGTCGCGGCCAAGCGGCTCGAACAGCTCGAAGCGCTGGCGAAGGAAGGCATCGTCACAACGATGGCGGTCGACCAGGCCCGGGTGCAGTCGATGCAACTGCTGCAGGAGGCATCGGATGGGGATCTCACCATCAATGAGATCGGCCGCGCCCGCGACGAACGGGTGGCGGCGCTCGAAAGCCGGATCCGCGACCTGGTCAACGTCCGGCTGACACTCGCAACCGAACGCCTGCACACCGAAAAGCAGCTGATCGACCTGCGCGCACGGCAGGCGGTTGCCATCGTCGCTCCCGCGGCCGGCGTCGTTGCCGCCATATCGGTGCGTCCCGGACAGCGCATAGAGGCCGGTCATCGCGCCTTCGCCGTTGCCCGACCGTCCGCCAGGCTGACCGTGGTGCTGGAGGTGCCATCGAAGGCGATCGGCCTCATCGAGGCCGGCCAGCGCGTCTCGCTCAAATATGATGCGTTCCCCTACATGACCTTCGGCCTGCGCTACGGACGGGTGGTCAGCGTCGAGAATGCCTCGCTGGAGAGCGGTCAGGCGCTTTCGACCGATGGCCGGGAAACCGACCGCAAATTCCTCGTCGAAGTCCTGCCAGAGGATAGCTCCGTGGTGGCCTATGGCCGGGAACGCTCGCTGAGGGTGGGCATGATGCTGACCGCCGACATCCAGGTGGAACGGCGAAGCCTGCTCGAATGGTGGCTGACACCGCTGTCCACGTTGCGGGAGCGGATCGGATGA
- a CDS encoding peptidase domain-containing ABC transporter, translating into MVADTAVHVAGADRMNLFSFSRRRLPLILQDANGECGIACLAMIAGWYGHRLEYPQLKASYPTTRRGLSLADLAAVADQLNFDVRGYRIDDVADLGKVRLPAILHWGGNHFVVLKSVRKDRYVVHNPAVGVRKLTRKDIEDSFSGFVLEVQLGETFRTIVQEKRYPLARILELTYGLKISIVQVVAIAIVGSMVMMLMPLFVQAAIDTVLPQSDLELLTALAIGLLLVTLTAAFADWLQTRIISNVGGSFFAQLTRNAVGQMLRLPLRYFEGRHPGDLATRLESVDYIRVVVTKSFVAAAVDGIMITLSGLIMFLYAPKLALIISSIFLVVVGIRLSLYPRMRRQATDALKSRSEERAKMIDTLRAISALKSKNATSAAASRWYDSFVQYVNATFKIQMTEANAVLLVEIVTAIGTALTLYLGIAAVLKQELTVGMLYAFFTYRTLFFGRIDNLVTTMTEISMLGANMGRLADFLEMEPEPKTNVVERQIRDCVQLRDVTYRAGFADKPILHETNLRLVPANGELVAILGPSGSGKTTLLKMLAGLYEPSTGTVEIDGTPLKQWGLTAYRRNIGLLLGADKLMHGSITENVTAFDLDPDPARVMEALRIACLLEAVAELPRGIDTVISEENGVLSSGQRRRLMLARALYHQPPLLLLDEVTANLDAETAAAVIANLAAHPATKVITSHDLQVLQNCSRVFRMEAGRLAPVLHQPPMTQQQQREESHA; encoded by the coding sequence ATGGTGGCTGACACCGCTGTCCACGTTGCGGGAGCGGATCGGATGAACCTGTTCTCCTTCTCCCGCCGCCGCCTGCCGCTGATCCTGCAGGACGCCAACGGCGAATGCGGTATCGCCTGCCTTGCCATGATCGCCGGCTGGTACGGCCATCGGCTGGAATATCCGCAATTGAAGGCCAGCTACCCCACCACCCGTCGCGGGCTCAGTCTCGCCGACTTGGCCGCGGTCGCCGACCAGCTGAACTTCGACGTGCGGGGCTACAGGATCGACGATGTCGCCGATCTCGGCAAGGTCAGGCTGCCGGCCATCCTGCACTGGGGCGGCAACCATTTCGTGGTGCTGAAATCGGTCCGAAAGGACCGGTATGTGGTTCACAATCCCGCCGTCGGCGTGCGCAAGCTGACGCGCAAGGATATCGAGGACAGTTTCTCGGGCTTTGTACTCGAGGTCCAGCTGGGCGAGACGTTCCGCACCATCGTCCAGGAAAAACGCTATCCGCTCGCGCGTATCCTGGAACTGACATACGGCCTGAAAATCTCCATCGTCCAAGTGGTCGCCATCGCCATCGTCGGCAGCATGGTGATGATGCTGATGCCGCTGTTCGTGCAGGCCGCCATCGACACGGTGCTGCCGCAAAGCGACCTCGAACTCCTGACCGCCCTTGCCATCGGCCTGCTGCTCGTGACGCTGACGGCGGCGTTCGCCGACTGGCTGCAAACGCGCATCATCTCCAATGTCGGCGGTTCCTTCTTCGCCCAGTTGACGCGCAACGCCGTCGGGCAAATGCTCAGGCTGCCGCTGCGCTATTTCGAGGGGCGGCATCCGGGCGACCTGGCGACGCGCCTCGAATCGGTGGATTATATCCGCGTCGTCGTCACCAAATCCTTTGTGGCAGCCGCGGTCGACGGCATCATGATCACGCTGAGCGGGCTGATCATGTTCCTCTACGCGCCGAAGCTGGCGCTGATCATCTCGTCCATCTTCCTGGTGGTCGTGGGCATCCGGCTCAGCCTTTACCCGCGCATGCGGCGGCAGGCCACGGATGCGCTGAAGTCCCGGTCTGAAGAACGCGCCAAAATGATCGACACGCTGCGTGCGATTTCGGCGCTGAAGTCGAAAAACGCCACCTCGGCGGCGGCGTCGCGCTGGTATGACAGCTTTGTCCAATATGTGAACGCCACCTTCAAGATTCAGATGACGGAGGCCAACGCGGTGCTTCTCGTCGAAATCGTGACGGCGATCGGGACCGCGCTGACCCTCTACCTCGGCATCGCGGCGGTGCTGAAACAGGAACTGACGGTGGGGATGCTCTATGCCTTCTTCACCTATCGCACCCTGTTCTTCGGCCGGATCGACAATCTGGTGACGACGATGACCGAAATCTCGATGCTTGGCGCCAACATGGGACGGCTCGCCGACTTTCTGGAAATGGAGCCCGAGCCCAAGACCAACGTGGTCGAACGTCAGATCCGCGACTGTGTCCAGCTGCGGGATGTGACCTACCGGGCGGGTTTCGCTGACAAACCGATCCTGCACGAGACCAACCTGCGACTGGTGCCGGCGAACGGCGAGCTGGTTGCGATCCTCGGCCCCTCGGGTTCCGGCAAGACGACCCTGCTCAAAATGCTGGCCGGCCTGTACGAGCCGTCCACGGGCACCGTCGAGATCGACGGGACCCCGCTGAAACAGTGGGGCCTCACCGCCTATCGTCGCAACATCGGGCTGCTGCTGGGCGCCGACAAGCTGATGCACGGCTCCATCACCGAAAATGTGACGGCATTCGATCTGGACCCGGACCCGGCGCGGGTGATGGAGGCATTGCGCATCGCCTGCCTGCTGGAAGCGGTGGCGGAACTGCCGCGCGGGATCGACACGGTCATCAGCGAGGAAAACGGGGTGCTTTCCAGTGGGCAGCGGCGCCGCCTGATGCTTGCCCGCGCGCTCTATCACCAGCCGCCGCTGCTCTTGCTCGACGAAGTCACAGCCAATCTCGACGCCGAGACCGCCGCGGCCGTGATCGCCAACCTGGCAGCGCATCCGGCGACCAAGGTGATCACCTCACATGACCTGCAGGTGCTGCAGAACTGCTCCCGGGTCTTCCGGATGGAAGCAGGGCGGCTTGCGCCGGTCTTGCATCAACCCCCCATGACGCAACAGCAGCAGAGAGAGGAAAGTCATGCTTAA
- a CDS encoding acyl carrier protein — protein MLKDDVITQIAGFIRHVRRDEALAIDADTRIDTLGIDSLDFVELLFMIEEKFDIDIGFNANADGSFPFETVGSAADAVCQLVGSKTVPA, from the coding sequence ATGCTTAAGGACGACGTGATCACCCAGATCGCCGGCTTCATCCGTCATGTGCGGCGGGATGAAGCGCTGGCCATCGACGCCGACACCCGGATCGACACGCTCGGCATCGACTCGCTCGATTTCGTCGAACTGCTGTTCATGATCGAGGAGAAGTTCGATATCGACATCGGCTTCAACGCCAACGCCGACGGCAGCTTCCCGTTCGAAACCGTGGGCAGCGCCGCCGACGCGGTCTGCCAGCTCGTGGGCAGCAAGACGGTTCCAGCGTGA
- a CDS encoding beta-ketoacyl-[acyl-carrier-protein] synthase family protein, with protein sequence MICAGGLTAGQSWETVRDGISRVAPAQAGRDRSTAAIPVAAIAGFDPAGHFERNQLVALDPVAQYAVIAAREAIAQSGLALADHAPERTRCIVGSGTGGEVTHDHASRQVYDQGASRLHPMTVPKIMLSAVASHVALDLQIKGGVYAVSSACASAAHAIGQAFWDIRHGMVDVAVAGGSEACLTYGCLKAWQALHVLSDDLCRPFSLGRRGLILGEGAAILVLEAFETAQARGADILAEIVGFGMSCDAASITAPDAHGMARAMNSALADARLPATAVDHVNAHGTGTHANDQTESHALRLVFGDRLPAIPVTANKSVLGHALGASGALEMAVAIMTLRTGIIPPTANHLEADPGCAVDCVPNAARQAHVKTLLSNSFAFGGLNASLAVCHV encoded by the coding sequence ATGATCTGCGCCGGCGGGCTGACCGCCGGGCAAAGCTGGGAAACCGTGCGCGACGGCATCAGCCGGGTGGCACCCGCGCAGGCCGGACGCGATCGCAGCACGGCCGCCATACCGGTCGCCGCCATCGCCGGCTTCGACCCTGCCGGGCATTTCGAACGCAACCAGCTCGTCGCGCTGGATCCCGTCGCCCAATATGCCGTCATCGCCGCAAGAGAGGCAATCGCCCAGTCCGGCCTTGCCCTTGCCGATCATGCCCCCGAACGGACCCGCTGCATCGTCGGTTCGGGGACCGGCGGCGAAGTCACGCACGACCACGCATCCCGCCAGGTCTATGATCAGGGTGCCAGCCGCCTGCATCCCATGACGGTTCCGAAGATCATGCTGAGCGCGGTCGCCAGCCATGTCGCGCTCGACCTCCAGATAAAGGGCGGGGTCTATGCGGTCAGCTCCGCCTGTGCCTCCGCCGCCCACGCCATCGGACAGGCATTCTGGGACATCCGTCATGGCATGGTCGATGTTGCCGTCGCCGGGGGAAGCGAAGCCTGCCTGACCTATGGCTGCCTCAAGGCGTGGCAGGCGCTGCATGTGCTGTCCGATGACCTGTGCCGGCCTTTCTCGCTTGGCCGGCGCGGCCTGATCCTGGGGGAAGGCGCCGCGATCCTGGTGCTGGAGGCATTCGAGACCGCGCAGGCAAGAGGCGCCGACATCCTGGCGGAGATCGTCGGGTTCGGCATGAGCTGCGACGCCGCGTCGATCACCGCGCCCGACGCGCATGGCATGGCGCGCGCGATGAACAGCGCCCTCGCCGATGCCCGGCTACCCGCCACCGCGGTCGATCACGTCAATGCCCATGGCACGGGCACACACGCCAACGACCAGACCGAAAGCCATGCCCTGCGCCTCGTCTTCGGCGATCGGCTGCCTGCCATTCCCGTCACGGCGAACAAGTCGGTGCTCGGCCATGCGCTGGGTGCATCGGGCGCGCTGGAAATGGCGGTCGCCATCATGACGCTGCGCACCGGCATCATCCCGCCTACCGCCAATCATCTCGAAGCCGATCCCGGCTGCGCCGTTGACTGCGTGCCGAACGCGGCGCGCCAGGCTCATGTGAAGACGCTGCTGTCGAACAGCTTCGCCTTCGGTGGTCTGAACGCCTCACTGGCGGTGTGCCATGTCTGA
- a CDS encoding DUF6932 family protein has protein sequence MSEALERFRLACGDINATAASLGFPPFCTGLRTETPLNSAPYVVDLPGFAALLGTDERRRAMIATLEAQLAALATQGVEWRLALIGGSFLRDAAIPADIDALIFYAIDPDRLSQAKAALTRLAAARSAACLDLSFCPVDVDPMILVKRSIFFSNLFAYDRDARSLVKGTVLLVPPLPSARRETDHRAKMTPETPSTLFSGAAS, from the coding sequence ATGTCTGAGGCCCTCGAACGCTTTCGCCTCGCCTGCGGCGACATCAACGCCACCGCCGCATCGCTCGGCTTTCCGCCCTTCTGCACCGGGTTGCGCACCGAAACACCGCTGAACAGCGCCCCCTATGTCGTCGACCTGCCTGGCTTTGCGGCGCTGCTGGGAACCGATGAACGCCGGCGCGCGATGATCGCCACGCTGGAAGCGCAACTGGCGGCGCTCGCCACCCAGGGCGTCGAATGGCGACTTGCCCTGATCGGCGGGAGTTTCCTGCGGGACGCCGCCATCCCCGCCGACATCGACGCGCTGATATTCTACGCCATCGATCCTGACCGGTTGTCACAGGCAAAGGCCGCCCTCACGCGGCTCGCGGCGGCACGATCGGCGGCCTGTCTCGATCTCAGCTTTTGCCCGGTCGATGTCGATCCGATGATCCTCGTCAAGCGCTCGATCTTCTTTTCGAACCTGTTTGCCTATGATCGTGACGCGCGGTCGCTGGTGAAGGGGACGGTGCTGCTCGTGCCACCCTTGCCATCCGCGCGGCGTGAAACCGATCACCGGGCCAAAATGACGCCTGAAACACCCTCAACCCTGTTCAGCGGTGCCGCTTCGTGA
- a CDS encoding DUF6932 family protein — protein MTDTSPTCHLQSPADAPILAESSPHMLDFGTFADRFATSPARRHLLRALADRLGRLRDHGVEPLFLLVGGGFVRAQHEPADLDALVGYRLGASGVMTDSMVALLRERGSGLDLRFVAADGRPELLVRMACFFHTLYQSRDKGYSQPSFLVTIGMPT, from the coding sequence GTGACCGACACCTCCCCCACCTGCCATCTGCAGTCGCCCGCCGATGCGCCGATCCTGGCTGAGAGCAGCCCGCACATGCTGGACTTTGGCACATTTGCCGATCGTTTTGCCACCTCGCCGGCACGCAGGCATCTGCTCCGGGCCCTTGCCGATCGTCTCGGCAGGCTGCGAGACCATGGGGTCGAACCGCTCTTCCTCCTGGTCGGTGGCGGCTTTGTCCGCGCGCAACACGAACCCGCCGACCTTGATGCGCTTGTCGGATACCGCCTCGGCGCCAGCGGCGTGATGACCGACTCCATGGTCGCCCTTCTGCGGGAACGCGGCTCCGGGCTGGACCTGCGCTTCGTCGCCGCGGACGGGCGGCCCGAACTGCTCGTGCGCATGGCCTGCTTTTTCCACACGCTCTATCAATCGCGTGACAAGGGATATTCTCAGCCAAGTTTTCTCGTGACGATTGGAATGCCGACGTGA
- a CDS encoding alpha/beta hydrolase codes for MLAASLACLLALATTGCSASVMRDRVFKPDPMPARLEWQSVPEPETVTVTNEDGLVLRGYRWPAKTRNHVSLVFFHGNGGNRYTAALMAAPLRRPDAEIIVASYRGYGDNPGEPDEKGLFRDAAAFLKLARQSEPRKIYLFGFSLGGAVALHTAATQPVDGVVTLGTFSSLRSMAPALIRGMIPDQFNSAAIIRTIKVPLFLLHGTADTTVPFEQGRKLRAAAADNALLVRLVDAPHNITLDQIQDRIWTALLQPASSTLP; via the coding sequence GTGCTGGCCGCTTCGCTCGCCTGCCTGCTCGCGCTTGCCACCACCGGCTGCTCCGCGTCGGTCATGCGCGACCGTGTGTTCAAACCCGATCCAATGCCCGCCCGGCTGGAATGGCAGTCTGTCCCTGAACCCGAAACGGTCACCGTAACCAACGAGGACGGGCTGGTTCTTCGCGGCTACCGCTGGCCAGCGAAAACCCGCAATCATGTCAGCCTGGTCTTCTTTCACGGCAATGGCGGCAACCGCTACACCGCCGCCCTGATGGCGGCACCGCTGCGCCGGCCGGACGCCGAAATCATCGTGGCCTCTTATCGCGGATATGGGGACAACCCCGGTGAGCCCGACGAGAAAGGCCTGTTCCGGGATGCCGCCGCCTTCCTGAAACTCGCCCGACAGTCCGAGCCCCGCAAAATCTACCTGTTCGGCTTCTCGCTCGGGGGGGCCGTCGCGCTGCACACCGCCGCCACACAGCCCGTGGACGGCGTGGTCACACTCGGCACATTTTCGTCATTGCGATCGATGGCACCCGCCTTGATCCGCGGCATGATCCCCGACCAATTCAACAGCGCTGCGATAATCCGCACGATCAAGGTGCCGCTTTTCCTGCTGCACGGCACCGCGGATACCACCGTGCCGTTTGAACAGGGGCGCAAGCTGCGCGCCGCGGCTGCCGACAATGCTCTTTTGGTGCGGCTGGTCGACGCGCCGCACAACATCACGCTCGACCAGATCCAGGACAGGATCTGGACGGCATTGCTACAACCAGCATCGTCCACACTTCCATAG
- a CDS encoding helix-turn-helix domain-containing protein: MSLPDIAVKVALLTATQRTYLQLVAQGYTSKQISQIVGGSHHTINVEIGIAMRLLGASSRKQAAAMVKDCDVSTSYEQSYEAKIIANPATSLINHNKSGGVKALSQLPLPVSTVKTPINNMTAAQRIMWILVLAAAIALLLGGLTSGVTALIVSIQHWL; this comes from the coding sequence ATGAGCCTGCCGGACATCGCCGTGAAGGTCGCGTTATTGACCGCTACCCAAAGGACATATCTGCAACTGGTGGCACAGGGATATACGTCAAAGCAGATCAGCCAGATCGTCGGCGGTTCACACCACACCATCAATGTCGAGATCGGCATCGCGATGCGCCTGCTGGGAGCGAGCAGCCGCAAACAAGCGGCAGCAATGGTGAAGGATTGTGATGTATCCACCTCATATGAACAGTCATACGAAGCAAAAATCATTGCCAATCCCGCTACATCTCTCATTAACCACAACAAGTCGGGTGGAGTAAAAGCCCTCAGTCAGTTGCCGTTGCCAGTATCGACAGTCAAAACGCCAATAAACAATATGACCGCCGCCCAGAGAATTATGTGGATTCTCGTTCTTGCAGCGGCGATTGCATTGCTGCTTGGCGGCCTTACGAGTGGAGTTACTGCGCTGATCGTGTCAATACAGCACTGGCTTTGA
- a CDS encoding winged helix DNA-binding protein, with protein sequence MDDSCHVAHHFGFTSGSPPLNISCAATAAGLQSIELALQRIKAEVQRLVPGREGQDMELRRLADHARHLYNLRRQRGKLLGDLFGEPAWDMLLDLFIRTAEGKKTPVKNLCLAACTPTSTAVRWIDRLIESGLIEKTTDEEDARRSLVALTERGWRALHALLK encoded by the coding sequence GTGGATGATTCCTGTCATGTTGCTCATCATTTTGGGTTCACTTCGGGATCGCCGCCGCTGAACATCTCCTGTGCCGCCACCGCTGCCGGTCTGCAAAGCATCGAACTGGCGCTGCAACGGATCAAGGCCGAGGTGCAACGCCTTGTTCCCGGCCGCGAGGGCCAGGATATGGAACTGCGGCGGCTCGCCGACCATGCCCGGCACCTGTACAATCTGCGTCGGCAACGGGGAAAACTGCTTGGCGACCTGTTCGGCGAACCGGCCTGGGACATGCTCCTCGATCTGTTCATCCGGACAGCCGAGGGAAAGAAGACTCCGGTCAAGAACCTCTGTCTGGCGGCTTGCACACCGACCTCCACCGCGGTGCGCTGGATCGACCGGCTCATCGAATCGGGCCTTATCGAGAAAACCACGGACGAAGAGGACGCAAGGCGCTCCCTTGTCGCCCTTACCGAACGCGGCTGGCGGGCGCTTCATGCCCTGTTGAAGTAG
- a CDS encoding MFS transporter has protein sequence MAGLGSRLIYGAGAGAFGIKDNGLNYLLLLYYNQVLGLPAQWVGAALMIALVIDGFVDPMIGYASDRTRSRIGRRHPWMYAAAIPAALAFFALWNPPALHDAGLFAWLMVTLVLLRMLMAAYEIPSTSMAAELTGDYDLRTRYVAWRFFFGWAAGIAAGFIAFALFLQPAAGVEVGVLNGEGYRRYGAAAAVAMLAFMLVSALGTQRAMAGIQPLPAPPGRSFRQRWGEIRESFDNPAFLAVLFSGVFSQMANGLGTSLNIYLNSFLWGLTSTQMSFLVLSSFVGSTLALPLSGILSARTDKRFGALALFGAAIAVIPMPYLGRLLGLMPDNGTPALLTTLLLFTALTVMLIVAAAILGTSMLTDSIDVNTAATGRRAEGLYFSANLFVQKCVTGLGVFMSGMLLAAVGFPEGAKPGEVPTATVHALVYGFLGLTVVMLLASIWCLSRYRLTRESHAALRARIAAREG, from the coding sequence ATGGCGGGGCTGGGCAGCAGGCTGATCTATGGCGCCGGGGCGGGCGCGTTCGGCATCAAGGACAATGGCCTCAACTATCTCCTGCTGCTCTATTACAATCAGGTCCTCGGGCTGCCGGCGCAATGGGTGGGCGCGGCGCTGATGATCGCGCTGGTGATCGATGGCTTCGTCGACCCGATGATCGGCTATGCCTCTGACCGGACGCGCTCGCGCATCGGCCGGCGGCACCCGTGGATGTACGCCGCCGCCATCCCCGCGGCGCTGGCGTTTTTTGCGTTGTGGAACCCGCCGGCGCTGCATGATGCGGGGCTGTTCGCCTGGCTGATGGTGACCCTGGTGCTGCTGCGGATGCTGATGGCCGCCTATGAGATCCCCAGCACCTCGATGGCGGCGGAGCTGACCGGGGATTATGACCTGCGCACGCGCTATGTCGCCTGGCGCTTTTTCTTCGGCTGGGCGGCGGGGATCGCGGCGGGGTTCATCGCCTTCGCGCTGTTCCTACAACCCGCGGCCGGGGTGGAGGTGGGCGTGCTGAACGGTGAGGGGTATCGCCGCTATGGCGCGGCGGCGGCGGTGGCGATGCTGGCCTTCATGCTGGTGTCGGCGCTGGGCACGCAGCGGGCGATGGCGGGCATTCAGCCGCTGCCGGCGCCGCCGGGCCGCAGTTTTCGCCAGCGCTGGGGCGAGATCCGGGAGAGCTTCGACAACCCGGCGTTCCTGGCGGTGCTGTTCAGCGGTGTGTTCAGCCAGATGGCGAACGGGCTGGGCACGTCGCTCAACATCTATCTCAACAGTTTCCTCTGGGGGCTGACGTCGACGCAGATGAGCTTTCTGGTGCTGTCCAGCTTCGTGGGCTCGACGCTGGCGCTGCCGCTGTCGGGCATCCTGTCGGCGCGTACCGACAAGCGTTTCGGTGCGCTGGCATTGTTCGGCGCGGCGATCGCGGTGATTCCCATGCCTTATCTGGGCCGGCTGCTGGGGTTGATGCCGGACAATGGCACGCCGGCGCTGCTGACGACGCTGCTGCTGTTCACCGCGCTGACCGTGATGCTGATCGTGGCGGCGGCGATCCTGGGAACGTCGATGCTGACCGACAGCATCGATGTGAACACGGCGGCGACCGGCCGTCGGGCGGAGGGGCTGTATTTCAGCGCCAACCTGTTCGTGCAGAAATGCGTGACTGGATTGGGGGTGTTCATGTCGGGCATGTTGCTGGCGGCGGTGGGTTTCCCCGAAGGCGCGAAGCCGGGGGAGGTGCCGACCGCGACGGTTCACGCGCTGGTCTATGGCTTTCTGGGGCTGACGGTGGTGATGCTGCTGGCGTCGATCTGGTGCCTTTCACGCTATCGCCTGACCCGTGAAAGCCATGCCGCGCTGCGCGCGCGGATCGCCGCGCGGGAGGGTTAG
- a CDS encoding Coq4 family protein — translation MQPQHFETAVESGVVPAGTPFGLTAAALMAHAAFVDPEQSTAIFDALAAVMPLPEPERLAALALPPLTNGRALPRALWQGFWDIAGAPPAGNVDPLAFTVAVVALGNHYDTELIDRCERALLHHDNVRALIATPETRMKTSDLEGWPVDSLGTDLLTMLRAQGYDLEVIDADTVVLPGDYPAQNRTNRRILQLHDVWHLVAGYGFTGAGEVAISGFQMAQFGQNYSTRFLATVATLAALHLGPIAELLLQVSFDGWRHGRATPDLLTIPWHARLGEPIAALRDQIGITPFSSPTASMMDMMEAQAKAA, via the coding sequence ATGCAGCCACAGCATTTCGAGACCGCCGTCGAAAGCGGTGTCGTGCCCGCCGGCACCCCCTTCGGCCTGACCGCTGCGGCGCTGATGGCCCACGCCGCCTTCGTCGATCCGGAGCAGTCGACCGCCATTTTCGATGCGCTCGCCGCCGTCATGCCGCTGCCCGAACCCGAGCGGCTGGCGGCACTGGCCCTGCCGCCGCTGACGAACGGTCGCGCCCTGCCCCGTGCCCTGTGGCAGGGGTTCTGGGACATCGCCGGCGCGCCGCCCGCCGGCAATGTCGATCCGCTCGCCTTCACCGTCGCCGTCGTGGCGCTCGGCAATCATTATGATACCGAACTGATCGACCGCTGCGAACGCGCGCTGCTGCACCATGACAATGTCCGCGCTCTGATCGCCACGCCCGAAACCCGCATGAAAACCAGCGACCTCGAAGGCTGGCCGGTGGACAGCCTGGGCACCGACCTCCTCACCATGCTGCGCGCCCAGGGCTATGACCTGGAAGTGATCGACGCCGACACCGTGGTGCTGCCCGGCGACTATCCGGCGCAGAACCGTACCAACCGCCGCATCCTGCAACTGCATGACGTCTGGCACCTGGTCGCCGGCTATGGCTTCACCGGTGCCGGCGAAGTCGCCATTTCCGGCTTCCAGATGGCGCAGTTCGGGCAGAATTATTCCACGCGTTTCCTGGCGACCGTCGCCACGCTCGCCGCGCTCCACCTCGGCCCCATCGCCGAGTTGCTGTTGCAGGTCAGCTTCGACGGCTGGCGCCATGGCCGCGCCACGCCCGACCTCCTCACCATCCCCTGGCACGCGCGGCTGGGCGAACCCATCGCCGCATTGCGTGACCAGATCGGCATCACGCCCTTCAGCAGCCCGACCGCCAGCATGATGGACATGATGGAGGCGCAGGCGAAAGCGGCGTAA